The DNA sequence CTATCGTTTTTACTTTATAGGACAAATGTACCGTAAAGTAAAAATCGAGCTTATTGTAACATTTTATTCAAACATCTACAATAAATCTAAAAAACTCTTATTCGCCAAATACTGCCTTATAATCTGCCTGAAATTTTGCAATACCCTGATCTGTTAATGGGTGCTTTGTCATCTGCTCGATTACTTTGTATGGTACAGTTGCGATATGTGCGCCTGCCAGAGCACAGTCTGTAACGTGGATTGGATTTCTTACAGAAGCTGCAATAATCTCTGTGTCTAAATCATAATTATCAAATATTGTTACGATATCTTCGATCAGGTTGATACCTGTTGTGCTGATATCATCCAGTCTTCCAAGGAATGGAGATACATAAGATGCGCCTGCTCTTGCTGCAAGAAGTGCCTGATTTGCTGTAAAGATCAGAGTTACATTTGTCTTGATTCCTTCTGCTGATAATACTTTAACTGCCTTTAAGCCTTCTACTGTCATAGGGATCTTAACAACCATGTTTGGATGGATCGCTGCGATCTCTCTGCCTTCTTTGATCATGCCTTCTGCATCTACAGTTGTTGCCTTAACTTCTCCACTGATAGGGCCATCTACGATCGTTGTGATCTCTTTGATAACTTCATTAAAATCTCTGCCTTCTTTTGCGATCAGGGATGGGTTGGTTGTTACACCACAGATAACTCCCATGTCGTTTGCTTTTCTGATGTCATCTACATTTGCAGTATCAATAAAAAATTTCATATTTCTTTACCTCTCTTTGTTTTCCTTTTCATCCACTGTATCTTTCTGCTGATATTACCGTCTCTGCTTATTCTCTCTCAGTTTTTGTCTGTTTTATATAACCTTTTCTAGTTTTCTTTATTTGTGACATTTTTCTTGGTTAT is a window from the Lachnospiraceae bacterium GAM79 genome containing:
- the fsa gene encoding fructose-6-phosphate aldolase, which produces MKFFIDTANVDDIRKANDMGVICGVTTNPSLIAKEGRDFNEVIKEITTIVDGPISGEVKATTVDAEGMIKEGREIAAIHPNMVVKIPMTVEGLKAVKVLSAEGIKTNVTLIFTANQALLAARAGASYVSPFLGRLDDISTTGINLIEDIVTIFDNYDLDTEIIAASVRNPIHVTDCALAGAHIATVPYKVIEQMTKHPLTDQGIAKFQADYKAVFGE